The genomic stretch CGACGGCTACGCACCACACGAGTACGTGCTGACCGTCATCGCCGATGTGCCGTTGTCGTTCGAGCTGGACGCGGACGGCAACGACCCGACCAGCTGCTCCGCGGCGGTTGGTGATCCGTCGGTGAACACCGCGTTCAACAACGGCTCGACGCTGACCGACGAAGCTGGCCTGGTCGAGGAGGACGACGCATGCGCTGAGCTGCCGTCGTTCACCATCGACAAGACCATCAGCGACGGACCGGTGAGCAACGGTGACGGCACCTGGGCCATCACCTACGACATCGTCGCGACGAACGACGGCTCGGCCGACGGCGAATACACCGTCACCGATCAGCTTCGTTACGGCGACGGCATCGTGGTGGAAGAGTCCGAGGTGATCACCGCGCCGGACGTGGCCGACGTGCTGGACACGTGGACCGGTCGCGGGCCCGAGGGCGACCCGGTCAACGTCATCGCTGTGGACGTGCCGCTGGAGGCCGGTGGTGAACACCTCTATCAGGTGGAGGTGGTCTTCTCTCTCGACCAGGACACCCTGACCGAGGAGTCGATGACCTGCCCGCCGCCGGGTTCGGGTGAGTACGGCGGCCTGGCCAACAGCACCGGCCTGGAGCACAACGACCTCACCGACACCGACGAGGTGTGTGTGTCGCTCGGCCAGCCGGACCTGGAGAAGAACCTGGTCTCGGCACAGCCGATCGGCGCAGGCCAGTGGGAGGTGCACTACGACATCGTGGTGCGCAACCTGCTGCCGGGTGCGACGGTCTACGACCTCGAGGATGAACTGCTCTACGGCGAGGGTGTCGAGGTGGCCGAGGCTGCCATCGTCTCCGCGCCGGACGGTGTCGCGGTCCGCGACGACTGGGATGGTGTCGACCAGCTGGTCATCGCCGAGGACGTCGCACTGGGCGGCATGAACGACGACGGCTACGCGCCGCACGTATATACGGTGCGGGTCGTGGCCGACGTGCCGCCGTCGTTCGCGATCGATGAGGACGGCAACTCGCAGGCGCTGTGTCAGGACGAGAAGGGCGGCAACTTCGAGAACGGCGGTCTGAACAACGTCGCCACGCTGTACACGGAAGGCGGCGACGAACTCGTCGACACCGACTGTGCTGACCTGCCGTCGATCGAGCTGGAAAAGACCGTCGCCGGCGGGCCGGAGCGGATCAACAACGACCGGCACGTGATCACCTACGAGCTCGAGGTGACCAACGACGGCGGTGCCAGCGGGGAGTACGTGCTGTACGACCAGTTCCGGTTCGGCGAGGGCATCGAGATCCTCGACGTGCGGGCGTCCAACACCGCCCCGGGTGACATCGAGGTGCTGGACACGTTCACCGGACAAGGCGACGAGCCGAACGCGGCGGAGAACGCCTTGACCGAGGAGGTGTCTATCGGTGCCGGTGCGACCCACACGTACGAAGTGGGTGTGCTGTTCACGCTGGACGGCGACACGCTCACGGTGGAGTCCGCGCAGTGTGCGGACGAGCCTGGCGACGGCACCCGATCGGGTCTGCTCAATGTGGGTCTGCTTGACCACAACGGGCACGAGCTCGACGCCGACGCATGCGAGCCGGTCGAGCCGGAGCAGCCGGGTGACCCGGATGACCCGGACGCTCCGGGCGATCCGGACAGCCCCGACGATCCAGGTGATGACCTGGCCGACACCGGCTCGACCGTGTCGCTGTGGTTGCTGGCGGCCGGACTGGTTCTGGTGCTGGGCGGTGTGACCACCGCTGGTGCGGCGCGTCGTCGCACCCGCATGGCAAACACGGAACAGAGCGTTAGGATCGACGACCTGTTCTGATTCACCCTGCATGGGGTGCGTGCCCGGCTGTTCCAGCGGGCACGCACCCCATGTGCCGTACTACTGCTACGTAGAAAAGCTCAGAAGGGGAACGACGTGGTGACACGACCGTCGCGGCGGCGGCTGCTCGCCGGGCTGGCCATCGGCGCGGGCGGCATCACCACGGGTGGTTTGCTCGGAAGGAGCACCGCCGGGGTGGCCGCGGAACCGTCGCCGGCGTCGTCCGAGACTGAAGGGCCACCCGGTGGGCGGCCTGTTCCCGCGATTGGGGAGCACCAGGCGGGCATCGCTCTGCCCACCGATCCGCAGCCGTACTCGCTGACCGTGGTCTCCGACCTGGCGGCTGCCGACATGTCCGTGCTGGCGCCCGTCGGGGAACGGCTGTTGGATTTCCTGGACGACGACGCACACGACAGTGGCGACCTGACGGTGGCGGTTGGTGTCGGTCCGCGGGTGGTGTCCTCGGTCGACGATGCTTTGCCCGGCGCCGAAGCCCTGCCCGAATTCGATTCCGACGCCGGCATGGCCGCGGAACGCGTCGGCGGTGACCTCCTGCTGATCGCCAGCGCCAGCGAACCCGCCGTGCTTGGGCCCGCAGTCGAAGCCCTGCTGGATGCGCTGCCGGACTGTACCCAGCGCTGGCGGCAGTTCGGGTTCCGTGGTCCCGGGCGCGACGGCATTGTCCGCAACCCGTTCGGCTTCCACGACGGCATCATCGTCCCGCGCGGCGACGATGAGCTGGCCGAACACGTTTGGCTGCGCGACGACCCGCGAGTGGCCGGCGGCACCATCGCCGTCGTGCGACGGCTGCGCACCGACGTGGCGGGCTTCAGCCACCTCCCGGTTGAGGAACAGGAGGCGCTGGTGGGCAGGCGCAAGCGGGATGGTGCGCCGTTGTCGGGCGGGTCTGCCCGGGACGAGGTGAGCCTGACGGCGAAGACCGCCGACGGGCAGTACTTGACGCCTGTGAGCTCGCACGCGCGGGCCGCGCATCCGGCCCTGACCGGCAGCGCGTTGATGCTGCGCCGGGGCTACGCCTATGCCGAGGGCGACGAGTCCGGCCTGATGTTCGTGTGTTTCCAGCGTGACCTGCGCACTTTCGTCGTCACCCAGCAGCGGCTCGACGAGCAGGACCGGATGATGGAGTACGTCACCACAACAGCCAGCGGCACGTTCCTGATGCTGCCGGGCTTCGACCGGGACCGCCCGCTCGGTTCGACGCTGCTCACCGCCTGAGCAGCCGCCGCGTCACAGTTGCGTCCTGCAATCCGAGGCCTCTCGCGCTCACTTTGCAGGACGCTGTCATTTGCGATCGTTTCTGCGCTATCGAGCGCCAACATTGTCAGTCGTCATCCATATGCTCCTTGGATCGCAGCAGTTGCGTGAGTTTGGAGGCAGGATGGTCAAGTCGTCTCACGAGGCCCTGCACCGGATCTTTCAAGACGACTCCACGTTGTTCGCGCGAGCGTTCCAGAAGCTGCTCGGTGTCGAGTTCCCGGAGCCGCGGACCATCTCGGTGATCAACAGTGATCTCACTGAAATGGAGCCGGTCGAGCGTCGCGCGGATACGGTGCTTCTCGTTGAGACGGGTGATGGTGAACATCTGCTGATCATCGAGTCGCAGACCCGGGATGACGACGACAAGCGTCGATCGTGGCCGTACTACATTACGTTTCTGCACAACAAGTACAAAGTCCCGGTGACGCTGCTCGTGGTGTGTTCGAGCGAGGCGACGGCTGCGTGGGCACGGGCGCCGATCCCGATCGGGTTGACTGAGCAGCCGTCGTTGGTTGCCTATCCGCTGGTCCTGGGGCCTGACAACGTCCCGGTCATCCTCGAAGTGGAAGAGGCTGCCGAAGACGTGGTCCTGGCGGTGTTCTCTGCGCTCACCCACAAGGGAGCAGCGGAGGCAGGCAAGATCCTCGAGGCGCTCGCCAGAGCCTTGAGCACTATCGATCCGCAATCAGCCGCCTACCTGGCCGAATTCACCGAGGTAGGATTGGCCGGAGCGGCCGCATGCGACATGTGGAGGACGTTGATGACGACCATGACCTACCCCTATGTATCCCAACTGCGCTCCCAAGGCCGTCAAGAAGGCCGGGTTGAGGGTGAGGCGCGTTTCGTACTGCGGGTGCTCGATCGGCGTGGGGTCGAGGTGTCCGAGGATGCGCGGCAGC from Phytoactinopolyspora mesophila encodes the following:
- a CDS encoding Dyp-type peroxidase, with amino-acid sequence MVTRPSRRRLLAGLAIGAGGITTGGLLGRSTAGVAAEPSPASSETEGPPGGRPVPAIGEHQAGIALPTDPQPYSLTVVSDLAAADMSVLAPVGERLLDFLDDDAHDSGDLTVAVGVGPRVVSSVDDALPGAEALPEFDSDAGMAAERVGGDLLLIASASEPAVLGPAVEALLDALPDCTQRWRQFGFRGPGRDGIVRNPFGFHDGIIVPRGDDELAEHVWLRDDPRVAGGTIAVVRRLRTDVAGFSHLPVEEQEALVGRRKRDGAPLSGGSARDEVSLTAKTADGQYLTPVSSHARAAHPALTGSALMLRRGYAYAEGDESGLMFVCFQRDLRTFVVTQQRLDEQDRMMEYVTTTASGTFLMLPGFDRDRPLGSTLLTA